Part of the Gemmatimonadaceae bacterium genome, TCACCGGCAACACCGTCGTTGACGCCATCCAGATGGTCGCCCCGCGCGCGCACTTCGACACGCCGGCGCTCAACGCGGTCAACTGGTCGACACGCCGGGTGCTGCTCACCACGGTGCACCGGCGCGAGTCGATGGGCGAACATCTCGAGGAGATCTGCGACGCGCTGGAGTCGATCGTGAAGTTGCACGACGTGGAGATTGTCTTCCCGGTGCATCTGAATCCCAAGGTGAAGGACGTCGTGCATCGTCGCCTGGCCAATCACGATCGCATTCACCTGCTGGAGCCACTGCCCTATCCGGATCTGCTGGAAGTCATGCGGCGCGTGTATCTGGTGCTGTCCGATTCCGGCGGCATCCAGGAAGAGGTGCCCTCGTTCCGCAAACCGATTCTCATTCTGCGCGATACCACCGAACGCCCCGAGTGTGTGCGGTCGGGATTCGGTGAACTGGTGGGCACCGACGCCACCGTCATCCTGGCGCGCACCTCGGCGTTGCTCACCGACAGCACGTTGTACACACAGCGCACATCGGGTGAGAATCCGTTTGGCGACGGCAAGGCCGCGCTCCGCATCGCCGAAGTGGTCGACACCGCCCTGCGGCATCCGCACGAACGGCGCGGACCACGACGCCTCGATCGCGGCGAAGTGAACGCCACACTCGATCGACTGGCGCATGCCTCGTAGTCGCCGGCTCTTGGCCGCCGTCG contains:
- the wecB gene encoding UDP-N-acetylglucosamine 2-epimerase (non-hydrolyzing), whose translation is MSSPGDRHRVCLVIGTRPEAIKMAPVIAAMREHPHLEPLVVATTQHREMLKQALDVFGITPDVDLGLMQNGQNLGVFTSRALQALTECFLEKKPDFLLVQGDTSTVTAAALAAFYQGIPIGHIEAGLRSFDLSSPFPEEVNRRIATCTANIHLAPTDEARTNLVSEGIPEGDIFVTGNTVVDAIQMVAPRAHFDTPALNAVNWSTRRVLLTTVHRRESMGEHLEEICDALESIVKLHDVEIVFPVHLNPKVKDVVHRRLANHDRIHLLEPLPYPDLLEVMRRVYLVLSDSGGIQEEVPSFRKPILILRDTTERPECVRSGFGELVGTDATVILARTSALLTDSTLYTQRTSGENPFGDGKAALRIAEVVDTALRHPHERRGPRRLDRGEVNATLDRLAHAS